A segment of the Benincasa hispida cultivar B227 unplaced genomic scaffold, ASM972705v1 Contig1364, whole genome shotgun sequence genome:
AAagaagctatcagtgataaacttctacaaaaagaagaaggtggTGAAAAACAATCTCAAGAATCTCTTGAGAAGAACAAAGCGCCATCATCTAGTTTGGAACTTTTAGGTGCAAGTTTGGAAGTTCTAGAGGTAAaacttgtgatttttttttcagtaAAGAAGtacaataacaaaaataatatatgcATGTAGGCTGAAGTTGACACTGCTAAAGACAAGGAGGCTCAAGATGATCAAGAGAATGACCAGCAAGAACAATTGCAAGATGATCCTGAAGATGAAGAGGGagatcaagaagaaaaagataaaggaGATATGACGAAAAAGAATGTAAGTATTGATTGATTGATGATCTTAATTATAAGATTagcatgctatcagtgatatctgaaatcaatgataaccaactatcagtgatagcacgctatcattgatagtttgttaTCAGTAATAGTATAAATAATAGGAAGCTTTATTTacttgatagatactgatagcaCATTGATAGATGTCATTTATATTTGGTTTCATGATTTCAAGTTATTGAAAAGACTCttaaaaagagttaaaaaaaatatagaccGAAGGTTGTCGTCGAAAATATGGAGGACAACAAGAGACcaaaaaaacaagcaaaaccaaccaagaaaattttggagaatgcaaaaaaacaaaagaaagacaaaaagaaGGTCTCTTCAAATGTGTCTACCAAGATGTCTCCAAGCAAAGCTACAAGGCATTTTCCAAGGTGGAAT
Coding sequences within it:
- the LOC120068915 gene encoding glutamic acid-rich protein-like, with protein sequence FTVASLVPTEQELQSNYYAYFAELETKEMDIEKEKEGKQMSAGRRIASLQEAIEELKIGQEDIKKDINEKHKEILDILGHIKEAISDKLLQKEEGGEKQSQESLEKNKAPSSSLELLGASLEVLEAEVDTAKDKEAQDDQENDQQEQLQDDPEDEEGDQEEKDKGDMTKKN